In a single window of the Cupriavidus sp. P-10 genome:
- a CDS encoding phosphotransferase: protein MTSNVSHFEGTRPVADQQRFDTDALEAWMRQHVEGFAGPLTVEQFKGGQSNPTFKLVTPGQTYVMRAKPGPKSKLLPSAHAIEREYRVMAALAGTDVPVARMYALCEDESVIGRAFYIMEFVAGRVLWDQSLPGMGNVERGAIYDEMNRVIAALHTVDYNAIGLGDYGKPGNYFQRQIERWSKQYKLSETESIPAMDALIDWLPQHIPQEDADLTSIVHGDYRLDNLMFHPTEPRVLAVLDWELSTLGHPMADFSYHCMSWHIAPGQFRGIAGLDYAGLGIPDEAAYRRMYEQRTGRAITGDWNFYLAFSMFRIAGILQGIMKRVVDGTASSAQATDAGKRARPMAEMGWEYAKKAKG from the coding sequence ATGACGAGCAACGTATCGCACTTCGAGGGCACGCGCCCGGTGGCAGACCAGCAACGCTTCGACACCGACGCGCTGGAAGCCTGGATGCGCCAGCACGTAGAGGGTTTCGCCGGCCCGCTGACCGTCGAGCAGTTCAAGGGCGGGCAGTCCAACCCGACCTTCAAGCTGGTCACGCCGGGGCAGACCTACGTGATGCGCGCCAAGCCCGGCCCCAAGAGCAAGCTGCTGCCGTCCGCGCACGCCATCGAGCGCGAATACCGCGTGATGGCCGCCCTTGCCGGCACCGATGTCCCGGTGGCGCGCATGTACGCGCTGTGCGAAGACGAATCTGTGATCGGCCGCGCCTTCTACATCATGGAGTTTGTCGCCGGCCGCGTGCTGTGGGACCAGTCGCTGCCCGGCATGGGCAACGTGGAGCGCGGCGCCATCTATGACGAGATGAACCGCGTCATCGCCGCGCTGCACACGGTCGACTACAACGCCATCGGGCTGGGCGACTACGGCAAGCCCGGCAACTACTTCCAGCGCCAGATCGAGCGGTGGAGCAAGCAATACAAGCTGTCCGAGACGGAGTCGATCCCGGCCATGGACGCGCTGATTGACTGGCTGCCTCAGCATATTCCGCAGGAAGACGCGGACCTGACGTCGATCGTGCATGGCGATTACCGGCTCGACAATCTGATGTTCCATCCGACCGAGCCGCGGGTGCTGGCGGTGCTGGACTGGGAGCTGTCCACGCTGGGGCACCCGATGGCGGACTTCAGCTACCACTGCATGAGCTGGCATATCGCGCCGGGGCAGTTCCGTGGGATTGCGGGGCTGGACTATGCGGGGCTGGGGATTCCCGATGAAGCTGCGTATCGGCGCATGTATGAGCAGCGTACCGGGCGTGCAATCACTGGCGACTGGAATTTCTATCTGGCCTTCAGCATGTTCCGTATTGCCGGGATCCTGCAGGGGATCATGAAGCGCGTGGTGGATGGGACGGCTTCGTCGGCGCAGGCTACTGATGCGGGCAAGCGGGCGCGGCCGATGGCGGAGATGGGGTGGGAGTATGCGAAGAAGGCTAAGGGTTGA
- the ureG gene encoding urease accessory protein UreG, with amino-acid sequence MTQARTKKNPPLRVGVGGPVGSGKTTLLEMLCKAMRDRYDLVAITNDIYTKEDQRLLTISGALPAERIMGVETGGCPHTAIREDASINLEAVDRMLAKFPDADVVFIESGGDNLAATFSPELSDLTIYVIDVAGGEKIPRKGGPGITKSDLLVINKTDLAPYVGASLEVMESDARKMRGARPFVMGSVKSGQGLDEVIRFIERQGMLGV; translated from the coding sequence ATGACCCAGGCCCGTACCAAGAAGAACCCTCCGCTGCGCGTTGGCGTCGGCGGCCCGGTAGGCTCCGGCAAGACCACGCTGCTCGAGATGCTGTGCAAGGCCATGCGCGACCGCTATGACCTGGTCGCGATCACCAATGACATCTACACCAAGGAAGACCAGCGCCTGCTGACGATCTCCGGCGCGCTGCCCGCAGAACGCATCATGGGCGTGGAAACCGGCGGCTGCCCGCACACCGCGATCCGCGAGGATGCGTCGATCAACCTGGAAGCGGTGGACCGCATGCTGGCGAAGTTCCCGGATGCCGACGTGGTGTTCATCGAGTCCGGCGGCGACAACCTCGCGGCAACGTTCAGCCCAGAACTTTCTGATCTGACGATCTACGTGATCGACGTAGCCGGCGGTGAGAAAATTCCGAGAAAAGGCGGCCCCGGGATTACCAAGTCGGATTTGCTGGTGATCAACAAGACGGACCTCGCGCCGTACGTCGGCGCGTCGCTGGAAGTGATGGAAAGCGATGCCCGCAAGATGCGCGGTGCCCGGCCGTTCGTGATGGGCAGCGTGAAGTCCGGGCAGGGCCTGGACGAAGTGATCCGCTTCATCGAACGGCAGGGCATGCTTGGCGTCTAG
- the ggt gene encoding gamma-glutamyltransferase produces MAHFDLNSMVWRSTLALTTAALLGACGTQGGGTGTPAASAAPAAAPAAAAPAAAMPPAPEVASGYRAGMSTVHAQRHMAAAANPLATEAGRAMLRQGGSAIDAAIAMQAVLTLVEPQATGIGGGAFIMYWDGKRVQAFDGRETAPAGATENMFMRPDGKPMEFSEAQIGGRSVGTPGVMRALEMAHRQHGRLPWAKLFEPAISLAEKGFPISQRLYTQVAADKFLANSPEMAAYFLDAQGKPKPAGTVLKNPKLAQTLRDIARRGAGVLYGGPIAQDIVTKVNGGTNAGSLSMADLRNYKAKQRVPVCTDYKRWKICGMPPPSSGGIAIAQILGTLQALETKNPKYALAALKPQNVNTPAQVEANPDAVHAIAEADRLAYADRGLYVADSDFVQIDVAGLVNPNYLASRAELISDKSMGKAQPGVPPGPAVAYAPDRSPPRISTSQIVAVDDRGGAISMTTTIESYFGSHLMVRGFMLNNQLTDFSFVASENGKPVANRVEPGKRPRSSMAPTLVFDRQTGQLVATVGSPGGSQIIEYVSKTLVGMLDWNMDPQAAIGMGNFGSRNGPTEVEKGLVSPGLVQALQQRGHQVAEIEMTSGTQAIVRRQGPDGKVVWAGGADPRREGVALGD; encoded by the coding sequence ATGGCCCACTTTGACCTCAATTCGATGGTGTGGCGGAGCACGCTGGCCCTGACCACGGCCGCGCTGCTTGGAGCGTGTGGAACGCAGGGCGGAGGGACAGGGACGCCCGCCGCGTCCGCTGCGCCAGCTGCCGCACCGGCCGCGGCAGCGCCCGCGGCGGCCATGCCGCCGGCTCCGGAGGTCGCCTCCGGCTACCGCGCCGGCATGTCGACGGTCCATGCGCAGCGCCATATGGCCGCCGCGGCCAATCCGCTGGCCACCGAGGCCGGGCGCGCCATGCTGCGCCAGGGCGGCTCGGCCATCGATGCCGCCATCGCCATGCAGGCCGTGCTGACGCTGGTGGAGCCGCAGGCCACCGGCATCGGCGGCGGCGCCTTCATCATGTACTGGGACGGCAAGCGCGTGCAGGCCTTCGACGGCCGCGAGACCGCACCCGCCGGCGCCACTGAAAACATGTTCATGCGCCCCGACGGCAAGCCGATGGAGTTCAGCGAAGCGCAGATCGGCGGGCGTTCGGTCGGCACGCCGGGCGTGATGCGCGCGCTGGAGATGGCGCATCGGCAGCACGGTCGCCTGCCATGGGCCAAGCTGTTCGAGCCGGCGATTTCCCTGGCGGAGAAGGGCTTCCCGATCTCGCAGCGCCTGTACACGCAGGTTGCCGCCGACAAGTTCCTGGCCAATTCGCCGGAAATGGCTGCGTACTTCCTCGATGCGCAGGGCAAGCCCAAGCCGGCCGGCACGGTGCTGAAGAACCCCAAGCTCGCACAGACGCTGCGCGATATCGCCCGGCGCGGTGCCGGCGTGCTGTACGGCGGCCCGATCGCGCAGGACATCGTCACCAAGGTGAACGGCGGCACCAACGCCGGCTCGCTGTCGATGGCCGATCTGCGCAACTACAAGGCCAAGCAGCGCGTGCCGGTCTGCACCGACTACAAGCGCTGGAAGATCTGCGGCATGCCGCCGCCGTCGTCAGGCGGTATCGCCATTGCGCAGATCCTGGGCACGCTGCAGGCGCTGGAGACCAAGAATCCCAAGTACGCGCTGGCCGCGCTCAAGCCGCAAAACGTCAACACGCCCGCGCAGGTGGAAGCCAATCCTGACGCGGTCCACGCGATCGCCGAAGCCGACCGCCTGGCCTATGCGGACCGCGGCCTGTATGTGGCCGATTCCGACTTCGTGCAGATCGACGTGGCTGGCCTCGTCAACCCGAACTACCTCGCGTCCCGCGCCGAGCTGATCAGCGACAAGAGCATGGGCAAGGCGCAGCCGGGCGTACCGCCGGGGCCTGCGGTGGCGTATGCCCCCGACCGCTCGCCGCCGCGCATCTCCACCTCGCAGATCGTGGCGGTCGATGACCGCGGTGGCGCGATCTCGATGACCACCACGATCGAGTCGTACTTCGGCTCGCATCTGATGGTGCGCGGGTTCATGCTGAACAACCAGCTGACTGACTTCTCCTTCGTGGCGAGCGAGAACGGCAAGCCGGTGGCTAACCGCGTCGAGCCGGGCAAACGCCCGCGTTCGTCGATGGCGCCGACGCTGGTGTTCGACCGCCAGACCGGGCAACTCGTGGCCACGGTTGGTTCGCCTGGAGGTTCGCAGATCATCGAGTATGTGTCCAAGACGCTGGTTGGCATGCTGGACTGGAATATGGATCCGCAGGCTGCGATCGGGATGGGTAACTTCGGCAGCCGCAATGGGCCTACCGAGGTGGAGAAGGGGCTGGTGTCGCCGGGGCTGGTGCAGGCGCTGCAGCAGCGTGGGCATCAGGTTGCCGAGATTGAGATGACCAGCGGGACGCAGGCTATCGTGCGCCGGCAGGGGCCCGATGGGAAGGTGGTGTGGGCTGGCGGCGCGGACCCGCGGCGGGAAGGGGTGGCGTTGGGGGATTAA
- a CDS encoding vWA domain-containing protein, with amino-acid sequence MQLRAPVVSTVGARRARAAAACCAAALALALSACGGHSPSLTQAPQPVPPAPAPAPVRDHAAGSAKAASVAPAAEMRAVAPHAPMAMPRPYHLPPPQASDRERYGQIEENSVKLVAQAPVSTFSIDVDTGSYSNMRRLLNAGRLPPADAVRVEELLNYFPYDYGQPADGRPFAVHTALAPAPWHPSNVLLRIGIKGKDIASGALPPANLVFLVDVSGSMDSPDKLPLLKSSLKLLVNKLRAQDRITLVTYASGTRVALPPTPGSDKTAISAAIDQLVAGGSTAGASGIALAYQAAQQGYIAGGINRVLLATDGDFNVGVTDFRQLKGMVEEKRKSGVSLSTLGFGTGNYNEQLMEQLADAGDGAYSYIDNLMEGNKVLVNEVSSTLATIARDVKIQVEFNPATVKEYRLIGYENRMLAREDFNNDKVDAGDIGAGHTVTALYELTLAGQPGLVDPLRYQPATPANGRDGELAHVKLRYKLPTASTSQLMNITVARQAIRPLAQGDDDFRFAAAVAGFGQALRGGKHTASWGYAEAHALAQGARGADRFGYRGEFLKLVDLAQSLATSKPADASGAAPERAAR; translated from the coding sequence ATGCAACTTCGCGCACCGGTCGTTTCCACCGTCGGCGCCCGGCGCGCCCGGGCCGCTGCTGCCTGCTGCGCCGCCGCGCTGGCACTGGCGCTGTCGGCCTGCGGCGGGCATTCGCCTTCGCTGACGCAGGCGCCGCAACCTGTGCCGCCGGCCCCGGCGCCCGCGCCAGTCCGCGACCACGCTGCCGGATCGGCCAAAGCCGCCAGCGTCGCACCCGCCGCCGAAATGCGCGCCGTCGCGCCCCATGCCCCGATGGCCATGCCGCGACCCTATCATTTGCCGCCACCGCAGGCCTCGGACCGCGAGCGCTACGGCCAGATCGAAGAGAACAGCGTCAAACTCGTCGCGCAGGCCCCGGTGTCCACCTTCAGCATCGACGTCGACACAGGCAGCTACAGCAATATGCGCCGCCTGCTCAATGCCGGCCGGCTGCCGCCCGCGGATGCCGTGCGCGTGGAAGAGCTGCTGAACTACTTCCCCTACGACTACGGCCAGCCTGCCGACGGCAGGCCCTTCGCCGTGCACACCGCGCTGGCGCCCGCGCCGTGGCATCCGTCCAACGTGCTGCTGCGCATCGGCATCAAGGGCAAGGACATCGCCAGCGGCGCGCTGCCGCCGGCCAACCTGGTGTTCCTGGTCGACGTGTCCGGCTCAATGGACTCGCCCGACAAGCTGCCGCTGCTCAAGTCCTCGCTGAAGCTGCTGGTGAACAAGCTGCGGGCACAGGACCGCATCACGCTGGTCACCTATGCCAGCGGCACCCGCGTGGCGCTGCCGCCCACGCCGGGCAGCGACAAGACCGCCATCAGCGCCGCCATCGACCAGCTCGTGGCCGGTGGCAGCACCGCCGGCGCCAGCGGCATCGCACTGGCCTACCAGGCCGCGCAGCAGGGCTACATTGCAGGCGGCATCAACCGGGTGCTGCTGGCGACCGACGGCGACTTCAATGTCGGCGTGACCGACTTCCGGCAGCTCAAGGGCATGGTCGAAGAGAAGCGCAAGTCGGGCGTGTCGCTGTCGACGCTGGGCTTCGGCACCGGCAACTACAACGAGCAGCTGATGGAGCAGCTGGCCGATGCAGGCGACGGCGCCTACTCGTATATCGACAACCTGATGGAAGGCAACAAGGTGCTGGTGAACGAGGTCAGCTCGACGCTGGCCACCATCGCGCGAGACGTGAAGATCCAGGTGGAATTCAACCCGGCGACGGTGAAGGAATACCGTCTGATCGGCTATGAAAACCGCATGCTGGCGCGCGAGGATTTCAACAACGACAAGGTCGACGCCGGTGACATCGGCGCCGGCCATACGGTGACCGCGCTGTATGAGCTGACGCTGGCCGGCCAGCCCGGGCTGGTCGATCCGCTGCGCTACCAGCCGGCCACGCCGGCAAACGGCCGCGATGGCGAACTGGCGCATGTGAAGCTGCGCTACAAGCTGCCCACGGCCAGCACCAGCCAGCTGATGAATATCACTGTGGCGCGGCAGGCGATCCGGCCGCTGGCCCAAGGCGACGACGACTTCCGCTTCGCTGCCGCCGTGGCGGGCTTCGGCCAGGCGCTGCGCGGCGGCAAGCACACCGCCAGCTGGGGCTACGCGGAGGCGCATGCGCTGGCGCAAGGCGCGCGCGGCGCCGACCGCTTCGGCTACCGCGGCGAATTCCTCAAGCTGGTGGACCTGGCGCAAAGCCTCGCGACCAGCAAGCCGGCGGATGCCAGTGGTGCGGCTCCCGAGCGTGCGGCGCGCTGA
- a CDS encoding sigma-70 family RNA polymerase sigma factor, protein MAALPDQDLMLLVASGIIEQPIAELFRRHNAGLYNYVAWLCQGNTGEAEDIAQKTWVKLMTRCGDYQPAAAFRTFLYQIARNAWLDQVRSADARQRHDTDDGQPPELPADDLSPEAELQLRQHAHHVHRALLQLPVAQREVVVLRFFSDMSVEDIAQMLGEKFETVKSRLRYAFARLRADLAGSVPGAREPGP, encoded by the coding sequence TTGGCCGCGCTGCCCGACCAGGACCTGATGCTGCTGGTCGCTTCCGGCATCATCGAGCAGCCCATCGCCGAACTGTTCCGCCGCCATAACGCCGGCCTCTACAACTACGTGGCGTGGCTGTGCCAGGGCAACACCGGCGAGGCCGAAGACATCGCGCAGAAGACCTGGGTCAAGCTGATGACCCGCTGCGGCGATTACCAGCCCGCCGCGGCGTTCCGCACCTTCCTGTACCAGATCGCGCGCAATGCCTGGCTTGACCAGGTGCGCAGCGCGGATGCGCGCCAGCGCCATGACACGGACGATGGCCAGCCGCCGGAACTGCCCGCCGACGACCTGTCGCCGGAAGCCGAGCTGCAGTTGCGGCAGCATGCGCACCACGTCCACCGCGCGCTGCTGCAACTGCCGGTGGCGCAGCGCGAGGTGGTGGTGCTGCGCTTCTTCAGCGACATGAGCGTCGAGGATATCGCGCAGATGCTGGGCGAGAAGTTCGAGACCGTGAAGAGCCGGCTGCGCTATGCCTTTGCGCGCCTGCGTGCCGACCTGGCAGGCAGCGTGCCCGGCGCGCGGGAGCCTGGGCCATGA
- a CDS encoding LysR family transcriptional regulator, with the protein MQLSRIDLNLFVVFDAIYSEGSITAAARQLNLTQPAVSHALGRLRTLFDDPLFERRGQGMAPTPLARSLAGEVRGALQSFARTLQDTPHFDPTNTVRRFTIGMRDALESTLLPPLMARVTAMAPHVEIAAIRFDRREMESELLAGTIDTAIDILLPVSPAIHHAPFMNDPMVVLARRDHPLVKKELTLERYLAAEHVHVSSRRRGAGLEDQALHRMGLTRRVRLRCQHYAAACRVVSCTDLLATLPLRYARIANEPYANRLLSLPFKVPTLELHLYWHAGGENDGANRWLREQLMAVMTSLGGGTADVTPAG; encoded by the coding sequence ATGCAGCTCTCCCGGATCGACCTCAACCTCTTCGTGGTGTTCGACGCCATCTACAGCGAAGGCAGCATCACCGCGGCCGCGCGCCAGCTCAACCTGACGCAGCCCGCGGTCAGCCATGCGCTGGGGCGGCTGCGCACGCTGTTCGACGACCCGCTGTTCGAGCGCCGCGGGCAGGGCATGGCACCCACGCCGCTGGCCCGTTCGCTGGCGGGCGAGGTGCGCGGCGCGCTGCAATCGTTCGCGCGCACGTTGCAGGATACGCCGCACTTCGATCCGACCAATACGGTGCGGCGCTTCACCATCGGCATGCGCGACGCGCTGGAATCGACGCTGCTGCCGCCGCTGATGGCGCGGGTGACGGCAATGGCGCCGCACGTGGAAATCGCCGCAATCCGCTTTGACCGGCGCGAGATGGAGTCCGAACTGCTGGCCGGGACCATCGACACCGCGATCGATATCCTGCTGCCGGTTTCGCCGGCCATCCACCACGCGCCATTCATGAACGACCCGATGGTGGTGCTGGCACGCCGCGACCATCCGCTGGTGAAGAAGGAACTGACGCTGGAGCGCTACCTGGCGGCCGAGCACGTGCACGTGTCATCGCGCCGCCGTGGCGCCGGGCTGGAAGACCAGGCGCTGCACCGCATGGGCCTGACGCGGCGCGTGCGGCTGCGTTGCCAGCACTATGCCGCCGCGTGCCGCGTGGTCAGCTGCACCGACCTGCTGGCGACGCTGCCGCTGCGCTATGCGCGCATCGCCAACGAGCCCTATGCCAACCGGCTGCTGTCGCTGCCGTTCAAGGTCCCGACGCTGGAACTGCACCTGTACTGGCACGCGGGCGGCGAGAACGATGGCGCCAACAGGTGGCTGCGCGAGCAGTTGATGGCGGTGATGACATCACTGGGTGGTGGCACCGCTGATGTGACGCCTGCGGGCTAA
- a CDS encoding glutathione binding-like protein, which translates to MIDVYTWATPNGHKVHIMLEECGLEYKVHPINIGAGDQFGEHFLKISPNNKIPAIVDPDGPDGKPISLFESGAILLYLAGKTGKFLPGDVRGKYDALQWLMFQMGGVGPMLGQAHHFRIYAPETIEYAVNRYTNEARRLYGVIDTQLSKHEWLAGDQYTIADIATFPWLRSWQNQGVELDQYPHLKRWFNEIAERPAVKRGVEVLASARKALQDDKAAREVLFGATQYKRH; encoded by the coding sequence ATGATCGACGTCTATACCTGGGCAACGCCCAACGGCCACAAAGTCCACATCATGCTGGAAGAATGCGGCCTGGAGTACAAGGTCCATCCGATCAACATCGGCGCCGGCGACCAGTTCGGCGAGCACTTCCTCAAGATCAGCCCCAATAACAAGATTCCCGCCATCGTCGATCCCGACGGCCCGGACGGCAAGCCGATCTCGCTGTTCGAATCGGGCGCCATCCTGCTGTACCTGGCCGGCAAGACCGGCAAGTTCCTGCCCGGGGACGTGCGCGGCAAGTACGACGCGCTGCAGTGGCTGATGTTCCAGATGGGCGGCGTCGGCCCGATGCTGGGCCAGGCGCACCACTTCCGCATCTACGCGCCCGAGACGATCGAATACGCGGTGAATCGCTACACCAACGAAGCGAGGCGCCTGTACGGCGTGATCGACACGCAGTTGTCAAAGCACGAATGGCTGGCCGGCGACCAGTACACCATCGCCGATATCGCCACCTTCCCGTGGCTGCGCAGCTGGCAGAACCAGGGCGTCGAGCTGGACCAATACCCGCACCTGAAGCGGTGGTTCAACGAGATCGCCGAGCGCCCCGCGGTCAAGCGCGGCGTAGAGGTGCTGGCCAGCGCGCGCAAGGCGCTGCAGGACGACAAGGCGGCGCGCGAAGTGCTGTTCGGCGCCACGCAGTACAAGCGCCACTGA
- a CDS encoding helix-turn-helix domain-containing protein, whose product MTSRNLRLFGLHLAWLRKQRGWSQETLSLESGLARSYLSGIEGGKRNLALINICTLAETLAVPPSQMLDFARHDASDLQVEQPPMPYGNRQQAAIEATMRHMAELNEPELNLVAAVARALAGKGSFRPPVSYVKPGAKAAAGDIES is encoded by the coding sequence ATGACTTCTCGAAATCTCAGACTTTTCGGATTGCATCTCGCCTGGCTGCGCAAGCAGCGCGGCTGGTCCCAGGAAACGTTGTCGCTGGAAAGCGGTCTGGCGCGTTCATACCTGAGCGGCATCGAAGGGGGCAAGCGCAACCTGGCGCTGATCAATATCTGCACGCTGGCCGAGACCCTTGCGGTCCCGCCATCTCAAATGCTGGACTTCGCGCGCCACGACGCCAGCGACTTGCAGGTGGAACAACCGCCGATGCCCTACGGCAACCGGCAGCAGGCGGCCATCGAAGCCACCATGCGCCATATGGCCGAGCTCAACGAGCCCGAGCTGAACCTGGTGGCGGCGGTAGCGCGGGCGCTGGCGGGCAAGGGCAGCTTCCGCCCGCCGGTGAGCTATGTCAAACCCGGCGCCAAGGCCGCCGCGGGCGACATCGAGTCCTAG
- a CDS encoding acyl-CoA dehydrogenase family protein yields MDFEYSPKVKEMQAKLLAFFDKHIYPNEKRFAEEIDANRRAGNAWVPTKVIEELKPLAREAGMWNLFLPRSPRAPQGLSNLEYATLCEIMGRVPWSAEVFNCAAPDTGNMETLERYASEELKDKWLEPLLAGEIRSAFLMTEPAVASSDATNIECRIERDGDHYVINGTKWWSSGAGDPRCQVYIVMGKTNPDAGRHEQQSMVVVPADTPGITIKRFLPVFGYDDAPHGHMEIELKNVRVPASNILLGEGRGFEIAQGRLGPGRIHHCMRSIGVAERALELLCKRALSRVAFGKPVSSQGVTQERIAEARCEIEMARLLTLKAAYMMDTVGNKVAKAEIAMIKVIAPNVALKVIDWAIQVHGAAGVSSDFPLANWWAHQRTLRLADGPDEVHRNAIAKLELAKHMNVNPDSIKMPVARGF; encoded by the coding sequence ATGGATTTCGAGTACAGCCCGAAGGTCAAGGAAATGCAGGCCAAGCTGCTGGCCTTCTTCGACAAGCACATCTATCCGAACGAGAAGCGCTTCGCCGAAGAGATCGACGCCAACCGCCGCGCCGGCAACGCCTGGGTCCCGACCAAGGTGATCGAGGAACTGAAGCCGCTGGCGCGCGAAGCTGGCATGTGGAACCTGTTCCTGCCGCGCTCGCCGCGCGCGCCGCAGGGCCTGTCCAACCTGGAATACGCCACGCTGTGCGAGATCATGGGCCGGGTGCCCTGGTCGGCCGAGGTCTTCAACTGCGCCGCGCCCGACACCGGCAACATGGAGACGCTGGAGCGCTATGCCTCCGAGGAACTGAAGGACAAATGGCTGGAGCCGCTGCTGGCCGGCGAGATCCGCTCTGCCTTCCTGATGACCGAGCCCGCGGTGGCCTCGTCGGACGCCACCAACATCGAATGCCGCATCGAGCGCGATGGCGACCACTACGTCATCAATGGCACCAAATGGTGGTCGTCGGGCGCCGGCGATCCGCGCTGCCAGGTCTATATCGTGATGGGCAAGACCAACCCCGACGCCGGCCGCCATGAGCAGCAGTCGATGGTCGTGGTGCCGGCCGACACCCCGGGGATCACCATCAAGCGCTTCCTGCCGGTGTTCGGCTACGACGACGCGCCGCACGGCCACATGGAGATCGAGCTGAAGAACGTGCGCGTGCCGGCCTCGAACATCCTGCTGGGCGAAGGCCGCGGCTTCGAGATCGCGCAGGGCCGCCTCGGCCCGGGCCGTATCCACCACTGCATGCGCAGCATCGGCGTGGCCGAGCGCGCGCTGGAACTGCTGTGCAAGCGCGCGCTGTCGCGCGTGGCCTTCGGCAAGCCGGTGTCCAGCCAGGGCGTGACCCAGGAACGCATCGCCGAAGCGCGCTGCGAGATCGAGATGGCGCGCCTGCTGACGCTCAAGGCCGCGTACATGATGGACACCGTCGGCAACAAGGTGGCCAAGGCCGAGATCGCCATGATCAAGGTCATCGCACCGAACGTGGCGCTGAAGGTGATCGACTGGGCCATCCAGGTGCACGGCGCCGCGGGTGTTTCCAGCGACTTCCCGCTGGCCAACTGGTGGGCGCACCAGCGCACGCTGCGCCTGGCCGACGGTCCGGACGAGGTGCACCGCAACGCCATCGCCAAGCTGGAGCTGGCCAAGCACATGAACGTGAACCCGGACAGCATCAAGATGCCGGTGGCGCGCGGCTTCTGA
- a CDS encoding CAP domain-containing protein, translated as MTGTRLLADCQPTLPRRARRTTFTLTGLCAAAALALSACGGGGDGGGGSTSGAAPQGSSQSGTQSSANPSANPGSTPGSSSTPVTAGGCYTVSGAAPAPAAGSGITLLPARGSAVSNYRVLDEPRSAGLCYANYRREQVGLPALAARDALNNVAQNHTGYMLANATLTHDEVSGKPGYTGATPNARIQAAYSTNATAEVVAGANRWTSVANANLSMSPKDALASDLINAPFHRAALLGSYGSAGSGFAESVGPNGSGTSASYYQTIDLADASKGGTDNQMVAYPFNGQADVPASWVNSESPNPAPGYEGKTVGYPVSLQAINTSLQFDADNFAITDAQGNSVNCLKVDSRSSGLSSAARGLAICTPVAPLASGQRYNVRVTGRLGSQPVDLSWSFTTR; from the coding sequence ATGACCGGGACACGCTTGCTTGCTGATTGCCAACCCACGCTGCCGCGACGCGCGCGCCGCACCACGTTCACCCTGACCGGCCTCTGCGCCGCTGCCGCGCTGGCCCTGTCCGCCTGTGGCGGCGGTGGCGACGGCGGCGGTGGAAGCACCTCGGGCGCTGCGCCACAGGGTTCCTCGCAATCCGGCACCCAGTCCAGCGCGAACCCCAGCGCGAACCCCGGCTCGACGCCCGGTTCCTCTTCCACGCCGGTCACGGCCGGCGGCTGCTACACCGTCAGCGGCGCGGCGCCGGCGCCCGCGGCTGGCAGCGGCATCACGCTGCTGCCGGCGCGCGGCAGCGCGGTCAGCAACTACCGCGTGCTCGACGAACCGCGCAGCGCGGGCCTGTGCTACGCCAACTACCGGCGCGAGCAGGTCGGCCTGCCGGCGCTGGCAGCGCGCGACGCGCTCAACAACGTGGCGCAGAACCACACCGGGTACATGCTGGCCAACGCCACGCTGACGCACGACGAAGTCAGCGGCAAGCCCGGCTATACCGGTGCCACGCCCAACGCGCGCATCCAGGCGGCTTACTCGACCAATGCCACCGCGGAAGTGGTGGCCGGCGCCAACCGCTGGACCTCGGTGGCCAATGCCAACCTGTCGATGTCGCCCAAGGATGCGCTGGCCTCTGACCTGATCAACGCGCCGTTCCACCGCGCCGCGCTGCTGGGCAGCTACGGCTCGGCCGGCAGCGGCTTTGCGGAGAGCGTGGGCCCGAACGGCAGCGGCACGTCTGCAAGCTACTACCAGACCATCGACCTGGCCGATGCGTCCAAGGGCGGCACAGACAACCAGATGGTGGCTTACCCGTTCAACGGCCAGGCCGACGTGCCCGCCAGCTGGGTCAACTCCGAAAGCCCCAACCCGGCGCCGGGCTACGAAGGCAAGACCGTGGGCTACCCGGTCTCGCTGCAGGCGATCAACACCTCGCTGCAGTTCGATGCCGACAACTTCGCCATCACCGACGCACAGGGCAACAGCGTCAACTGCCTGAAGGTCGACAGCCGTTCGTCGGGCCTGTCCAGCGCCGCGCGCGGGCTGGCGATCTGCACGCCGGTGGCACCGTTGGCAAGCGGCCAGCGCTACAACGTGCGCGTGACCGGCCGGCTGGGTTCGCAGCCGGTGGACCTGAGCTGGTCGTTCACCACGCGCTGA